A single Cyprinus carpio isolate SPL01 chromosome A20, ASM1834038v1, whole genome shotgun sequence DNA region contains:
- the LOC109064949 gene encoding proteasome assembly chaperone 4-like — protein sequence METALNGGSVEPITVHDFSEKILEQLVHFHVMKLSGGFFLWIGSEPVLSSLALAVSSKHDSMPLSTLVLGDPSDTTPSSLAQRLTKKTQKQVFVSYNLPVTSSNLALLVEDRIKKEMELHPDKF from the exons ATGGAGACGGCGCTGAACGGAGGCTCCGTGGAGCCCATCACGGTGCATGATTTCTCGGAGAAGATCCTGGAGCAGCTCGTTCATTTCCATGTGATGAAGCTGAGCGGCGGGTTCTTCCTCTGGATCGGGTCTGAGCCGGTTCTGTCCAGTCTGGCTCTGGCCGTCAGCAGCAAACAC GATTCAATGCCTCTGTCCACTCTGGTTCTGGGCGACCCGTCAGACACGACTCCAAGCTCTCTTGCACAGAGACTCA CAAAGAAGACACAGAAACAGGTATTTGTAAGTTACAATTTACCCGTGACGAGCTCAAATCTCGCGCTGCTGGTGGAGGACAGAATCAAAAAGGAGATGGAGCTTCATCCTGACAAGTTTTAA